Proteins from one Flavobacterium sp. N2038 genomic window:
- a CDS encoding helix-turn-helix transcriptional regulator, whose protein sequence is MSQNKNALIRYKTIDKCLQNKYRQWTLEDLIECCSEALFEYEGRQNPISKRTIQMDIQLMRSEKLGYNAPIVVYDKKYYKYEDEDFSITDIPLTETDMNVLTETVSMLKQFKDFSLFNDVSDILQRLEDKIYAEKSHTKPVIYLDKNEKLKGLHYLDEIYQAIIKKMVLIITYKSFKSTEETKFHFHPFILKEFNNRWFLIGKKKASQPITNLALDRIMAIDYDFSLPYIEEDFDADSYYKNIIGVTVNSGLQPRRIELWVDAANAPYVITKPLHSSQRLIKENEDGSIIISLFLISNYEMERLLLGFGAGLEVLKPEYLRNRMHKIIRNALNKYESENNTALNP, encoded by the coding sequence ATGTCACAAAATAAAAACGCCTTAATTCGCTACAAAACGATTGACAAATGTCTGCAGAATAAATACAGGCAATGGACACTCGAAGATTTAATCGAATGCTGTTCTGAAGCTTTATTCGAATATGAAGGACGACAAAATCCAATCAGTAAGCGAACCATTCAAATGGATATTCAGCTAATGCGAAGTGAAAAATTGGGGTATAACGCGCCAATCGTGGTTTACGATAAAAAGTATTATAAATATGAAGACGAAGATTTTTCGATAACCGATATTCCGCTAACGGAAACGGATATGAATGTTTTGACCGAAACCGTTTCGATGCTAAAACAGTTTAAGGATTTCTCCTTATTTAATGATGTATCAGATATTCTACAGCGCTTGGAAGATAAAATCTATGCCGAGAAGTCGCATACCAAACCCGTAATATATCTGGATAAAAATGAGAAACTAAAAGGACTTCATTATCTGGACGAAATTTATCAGGCGATTATCAAAAAAATGGTTCTGATTATTACGTATAAATCTTTTAAATCTACTGAAGAAACAAAATTCCATTTTCATCCTTTTATATTAAAGGAATTCAATAATCGCTGGTTTCTAATCGGAAAGAAAAAAGCCTCACAGCCTATAACCAATTTGGCGTTGGACAGAATTATGGCAATTGATTACGATTTTAGTCTTCCTTATATAGAAGAAGATTTTGATGCAGATTCTTATTATAAGAACATAATTGGAGTAACCGTAAACTCCGGTTTGCAGCCCAGACGTATAGAACTTTGGGTTGATGCTGCAAATGCACCTTATGTCATTACAAAACCTCTGCACTCTTCTCAGCGACTTATTAAAGAAAACGAAGACGGAAGTATTATAATTAGCTTATTTCTGATCTCTAATTATGAAATGGAAAGGCTTTTATTGGGCTTTGGTGCCGGACTTGAAGTTTTGAAACCTGAATATCTTAGAAACCGCATGCATAAAATCATTAGAAACGCGTTGAACAAATACGAATCTGAGAATAATACTGCATTAAATCCATAA
- a CDS encoding RtcB family protein — MKTQINGTDILELGFPEGKIIGIALKINSKRNGFTRDEMIANFKNVLETPENYIDDKIFSKLAVALIEKSNEKPEDFIALNENPNAYSAYGLDHIEDGARKQMEVAMKLPVTVAGALMPDAHQGYGLPIGGVLATKNAIIPYGVGVDIGCRMALSVYDIPEDFYFENEAKFKKELIANSIFGAGHGFHGQYKSDHAVLENETFNMNPFVKNLKDKAWSQLGSSGGGNHFVEFGIMEFAQDDAVLNIPKGKYVALLTHSGSRGMGATIAGHYTKIAKDECKLPEVARNLAYLDMNSQLGQEYWLAMNLAGDYASACHEIIHNKMERALGATILAKVENHHNFAWKETWNGEEVIVHRKGATPAGKGVMGIIPGSMTAPGFLVRGKGEENAINSASHGAGRQMSRTQAIKNITQTEMKSILSHHGVTLIGAGLDEAPMAYKDINQVMEAQQDLVDLVAKFTPKLVRMADDGSRED, encoded by the coding sequence ATGAAAACACAAATAAACGGTACAGATATATTAGAATTAGGATTTCCTGAAGGAAAAATAATTGGAATTGCCTTAAAAATAAACAGCAAAAGAAACGGATTCACAAGAGACGAAATGATAGCTAATTTCAAAAATGTCTTAGAAACTCCGGAGAATTATATCGACGATAAAATCTTCAGCAAACTGGCTGTGGCTTTAATCGAAAAATCGAATGAAAAACCAGAAGATTTCATCGCTTTAAATGAAAATCCGAATGCGTATTCGGCTTACGGATTGGATCATATCGAAGACGGAGCCAGAAAACAAATGGAAGTTGCCATGAAATTGCCTGTTACGGTTGCCGGAGCTTTAATGCCAGACGCGCATCAAGGTTACGGATTACCAATTGGCGGAGTTTTAGCAACCAAAAACGCCATTATTCCGTATGGTGTTGGGGTTGATATTGGGTGTAGAATGGCGTTGTCGGTTTATGATATTCCAGAAGATTTTTACTTTGAAAACGAAGCCAAATTCAAAAAAGAATTGATAGCAAATTCCATTTTTGGAGCAGGTCACGGATTTCACGGTCAGTACAAATCAGATCATGCGGTTTTGGAGAACGAAACGTTTAATATGAATCCGTTTGTGAAGAATCTGAAGGATAAAGCCTGGTCGCAATTAGGATCTTCAGGTGGTGGAAATCACTTTGTCGAATTCGGAATCATGGAATTTGCACAAGACGATGCGGTTTTAAATATCCCAAAAGGAAAATATGTCGCTCTGTTAACGCATTCTGGTTCACGCGGAATGGGAGCAACCATTGCCGGACATTATACTAAAATTGCCAAAGACGAATGTAAACTTCCAGAAGTGGCGAGAAATTTAGCCTATCTCGATATGAACTCACAATTAGGGCAAGAATATTGGCTGGCGATGAATTTGGCTGGAGATTACGCTTCGGCTTGTCATGAGATTATCCATAACAAAATGGAACGCGCTTTGGGTGCGACGATTTTAGCCAAAGTCGAAAACCACCATAATTTTGCCTGGAAAGAAACATGGAACGGCGAAGAAGTAATCGTGCATAGAAAAGGAGCAACCCCAGCCGGAAAAGGCGTTATGGGAATCATTCCGGGAAGTATGACCGCACCGGGATTTTTGGTGAGAGGAAAAGGTGAGGAGAACGCCATTAATTCAGCTTCGCATGGAGCAGGAAGACAAATGAGCAGAACTCAGGCCATAAAAAACATCACACAAACCGAAATGAAATCGATCCTGAGCCATCATGGTGTTACGCTTATCGGAGCAGGTCTGGACGAAGCCCCAATGGCGTATAAAGATATCAATCAGGTGATGGAAGCACAACAGGATTTGGTTGATTTGGTTGCCAAGTTTACACCTAAGTTAGTGAGAATGGCAGATGATGGAAGCCGAGAAGACTAA